Proteins from a genomic interval of Rhodococcoides fascians A25f:
- a CDS encoding transglycosylase domain-containing protein — translation MYALIALGLIVPILAFMVAYTLVDVPRPGDLRTNQVATVFASDGTSVIGKVVPPEGNRTDVTIDQIPEHVRNAVLSAEDRDFYSNPGFSVTGFGRALRDNVLGRDSAGGGSTITQQYVKNALVGNDRTLTRKMRELVISSKMARQWSKDDILAAYLNTIYFGRGAYGIAAASTAYFGKSVDQLSVEEGAVLAATIQQPSGLDPEFNPTGAQARWNYVLDGMVSQGQLDATQRAAMQYPPWIPSSQVDSGDADDAGPNGLIKAQVLRELSAAGVSEQDLNTEGLQITTTIDAKAQAAAVEAVDKNLEGEPSELRTASVSIDPRSGAVRSYYGGADGRGFDFAQSGLQTGSSFKVFGLAAALDQGIPLSKMYDSSSLDVNGIQISNVEGESCGTCTIAEALKRSLNTSFYRMMLGMDNGPQAIADMAHKLGIPQEIEGVGPTLTEPDNAGPNYGIVLGQYQSRVLDMASAYATLAASGVYHTPHFVQKVVTADGTVLLDRAPEAGQQVVSAAVADNVTSAMRPIAGYSNGHNLAGGRQSAAKTGTAQLGDTGQNKDAWMVGYTPSLSTAVWVGTEQGLPLENSYGGPIYGSGIPSDIWKATMDGTLEGTSNETFPTPEAIAGQAGVPQYSAPAPTTTAAPSAPPQVTLPIPTEISPPVVITPRQVEILPGVTIPLPGLAPAEPAPAPAAPEPATPGQ, via the coding sequence ATGTACGCGTTGATCGCCTTGGGTCTGATCGTGCCGATTCTGGCGTTCATGGTGGCGTACACGCTGGTCGACGTCCCGCGTCCGGGTGACCTCAGAACCAACCAGGTCGCCACTGTCTTTGCGTCCGACGGCACGAGCGTGATCGGCAAGGTGGTGCCCCCCGAGGGCAACCGGACCGATGTGACGATCGACCAGATCCCGGAGCACGTACGCAATGCCGTGCTCTCGGCCGAGGACCGCGATTTCTACTCCAACCCCGGATTCTCGGTGACCGGATTCGGCCGAGCTCTGCGGGACAACGTGCTCGGACGCGACAGCGCAGGCGGCGGTTCCACGATCACCCAGCAGTACGTGAAGAACGCCTTGGTCGGTAACGATCGGACGCTGACGCGCAAGATGCGCGAGCTGGTCATCTCTTCCAAGATGGCGCGGCAGTGGTCCAAGGACGACATTCTCGCGGCCTATCTGAACACCATCTACTTCGGTCGTGGCGCGTACGGCATCGCAGCCGCGTCGACGGCGTATTTCGGTAAGTCCGTCGATCAGCTCTCGGTCGAAGAAGGTGCCGTGCTGGCGGCGACGATTCAGCAGCCCTCGGGTCTGGATCCCGAGTTCAACCCCACGGGTGCTCAGGCGCGTTGGAACTACGTGCTCGACGGCATGGTGTCGCAGGGCCAGCTCGACGCGACCCAGCGAGCCGCGATGCAGTATCCGCCGTGGATCCCCAGCTCCCAGGTGGACTCCGGCGATGCGGACGACGCGGGTCCCAACGGACTGATCAAGGCCCAGGTGCTGCGCGAGTTGTCCGCTGCCGGGGTCAGTGAGCAGGACCTCAACACCGAGGGTCTGCAGATCACCACGACGATCGATGCGAAGGCGCAGGCCGCTGCGGTCGAGGCCGTGGACAAGAACCTCGAAGGCGAACCGTCGGAACTGCGGACGGCGTCGGTGTCGATCGATCCACGCAGTGGCGCGGTCCGTTCGTACTACGGCGGCGCGGACGGGCGCGGATTCGACTTCGCGCAATCGGGCCTGCAGACCGGCTCCTCGTTCAAGGTGTTCGGCCTGGCCGCTGCCCTGGACCAGGGCATTCCGCTGTCGAAGATGTACGACAGCTCCTCGCTCGACGTCAACGGCATCCAGATCAGCAACGTCGAGGGCGAATCCTGCGGAACCTGCACCATCGCCGAGGCCCTCAAGCGGTCGCTCAACACGAGCTTCTACCGCATGATGCTGGGCATGGACAACGGCCCGCAGGCCATCGCGGACATGGCTCACAAGCTCGGTATCCCGCAGGAGATCGAGGGCGTCGGCCCCACGTTGACCGAGCCCGACAACGCGGGCCCGAACTACGGAATCGTGCTCGGTCAGTACCAATCTCGGGTCCTCGATATGGCCTCTGCCTATGCGACACTCGCGGCGTCCGGGGTGTACCACACCCCGCACTTCGTACAGAAGGTCGTCACGGCCGATGGCACGGTGTTGCTCGATCGTGCACCCGAGGCGGGCCAGCAGGTGGTCTCGGCGGCGGTCGCGGACAACGTGACCTCGGCGATGCGTCCGATCGCCGGATACTCCAACGGCCACAACCTCGCCGGCGGTCGTCAGTCGGCAGCCAAGACCGGTACCGCTCAGCTCGGCGACACCGGTCAGAACAAGGACGCGTGGATGGTCGGCTACACCCCGTCGCTGTCGACGGCGGTGTGGGTCGGTACCGAACAGGGTCTGCCGCTCGAGAACAGTTACGGCGGTCCGATCTACGGATCGGGCATACCGTCGGACATCTGGAAGGCGACGATGGACGGGACGCTGGAGGGCACCTCGAACGAGACGTTCCCGACGCCCGAGGCCATCGCCGGTCAGGCAGGCGTCCCGCAGTACTCGGCGCCCGCTCCGACTACCACGGCGGCACCGTCCGCTCCGCCGCAGGTGACATTGCCGATTCCTACGGAAATCTCCCCACCGGTCGTCATCACTCCACGGCAGGTCGAAATTCTGCCCGGCGTGACGATCCCGCTGCCCGGATTGGCACCGGCTGAGCCGGCACCAGCACCGGCAGCGCCCGAACCGGCTACACCCGGGCAGTAG
- a CDS encoding DUF5318 family protein: protein MDYALQRRSLLAEVYSGRTGVAAVCDADPYLLRAAKFHGRGSDVVCPICRKEQLTLVSWVFGEKLGALSGSARTADELVRLAATQEEFSVHVVEVCRSCSWNHLVQSYVLGAVPAPKQPRRPRSGSRQPNRRTASE, encoded by the coding sequence GTGGACTACGCCCTTCAGCGTCGGTCGCTGCTGGCCGAGGTCTACTCCGGTAGGACGGGTGTCGCGGCGGTCTGCGACGCGGATCCGTACCTGCTCCGCGCTGCCAAGTTCCACGGACGCGGTAGTGATGTGGTGTGCCCCATCTGCCGCAAAGAGCAGCTCACCTTGGTGTCCTGGGTTTTCGGTGAGAAGCTCGGTGCGCTGTCCGGGTCGGCGAGAACGGCCGACGAACTCGTCCGGCTCGCTGCGACCCAGGAGGAATTCTCGGTCCACGTGGTCGAGGTGTGCCGCTCCTGCAGCTGGAACCACCTCGTCCAGTCCTATGTCCTCGGGGCCGTCCCCGCACCCAAGCAACCCCGTCGCCCGCGATCGGGTTCCCGCCAACCGAACCGTCGTACCGCGAGTGAGTGA
- a CDS encoding DUF1707 SHOCT-like domain-containing protein, translating into MPTRLPPTTRARDVDRSNTCATLDEALADGQLSDFEHAARIDLAKEAATIADLHTLIEDLQNDTDLQPMADPIELRHPIATAKGSRLGFMTVAVPVVAAMVALTFGIRACSSTDDPASSLGTAGYKNPAVVAAIVDALQQKIGTSVVDRLGLYDKYAVISAPAPGLPQKQVSYTYRDGVIDDYDDNFSSTRDFDEPQIDLATIDLTTTAGIIAGASESLNMSRIDSYSVSFYGSDNGPEIYVSAENTDQESGNLAFDPAGNFLRVTPFSFG; encoded by the coding sequence GTGCCGACGCGACTGCCGCCCACCACAAGGGCGCGTGATGTGGATCGCTCCAATACCTGCGCCACATTGGACGAGGCGCTCGCCGACGGCCAGCTGTCCGATTTCGAGCACGCGGCAAGAATCGACTTGGCCAAAGAAGCCGCGACCATCGCCGATCTGCACACCCTCATCGAGGACCTGCAGAACGACACCGACCTGCAGCCGATGGCCGATCCCATCGAGCTCAGGCATCCGATCGCGACGGCCAAGGGCTCCCGACTGGGCTTCATGACCGTCGCGGTGCCCGTGGTTGCAGCGATGGTGGCGCTCACCTTCGGTATTCGCGCTTGCTCGAGCACAGATGACCCGGCCTCGAGTCTCGGGACGGCGGGGTACAAGAATCCTGCAGTCGTCGCAGCCATCGTCGATGCCCTGCAACAGAAGATCGGCACGTCTGTTGTCGACCGGCTCGGTTTGTACGACAAGTACGCCGTCATTTCGGCACCCGCACCCGGGCTGCCACAGAAGCAAGTCAGTTACACCTACCGCGACGGCGTCATCGACGACTACGACGACAATTTCTCGAGCACGCGCGACTTCGACGAACCTCAGATCGACCTGGCGACGATCGATCTGACCACAACCGCGGGGATCATCGCCGGTGCCTCCGAGAGCCTGAACATGTCACGCATCGACAGCTACAGCGTGAGCTTCTACGGCAGCGACAACGGGCCCGAGATCTACGTCTCGGCCGAGAACACCGACCAGGAAAGCGGCAACCTCGCATTCGATCCCGCGGGCAACTTCCTGCGTGTAACTCCGTTTTCGTTCGGCTGA
- a CDS encoding DUF1707 SHOCT-like domain-containing protein, producing the protein MDRRPDFRAREIDRALTVTVLDTAYADGQLTFDEHRLRSERARVAVTLRDLRRLVSDLQIDIDLPEPAPRTVEPKNRLLLALGSVVVVAVALVVFLTTRNGEEPVPAVAGVASTTTSRVVPTVTMDLPVDVTPIVARPFVFDTTAGLDDFRERYVQRFGSSQVLEVFIQLNNNRADVYRPTAEGRRERVFVAGGFEVGLDTEAPDTDDATFDWATIDSAILAGLVAGTPEAVGIPNSVVEYIMITETRGNQRISISTSNEDAQGGRVEADFAGNIVSVSR; encoded by the coding sequence ATGGACCGACGACCCGACTTTCGCGCTCGCGAAATAGACCGCGCGCTGACCGTCACCGTGCTGGATACCGCCTACGCCGACGGCCAACTCACGTTCGACGAGCACCGCCTGCGCAGCGAACGGGCGCGGGTAGCCGTCACCCTGCGCGACCTACGACGCCTGGTCTCCGACCTGCAAATCGACATCGACCTTCCCGAACCGGCTCCGCGAACCGTCGAACCGAAAAACCGGCTACTCCTGGCACTCGGCTCGGTCGTCGTCGTCGCCGTCGCACTGGTGGTGTTCCTGACGACCAGGAACGGCGAAGAACCGGTACCGGCTGTGGCCGGCGTCGCGTCCACGACAACGAGCAGAGTCGTCCCTACCGTGACGATGGACCTGCCGGTGGACGTCACGCCGATCGTTGCCCGTCCCTTCGTCTTCGACACCACGGCGGGACTCGACGATTTCAGAGAACGATACGTACAGCGTTTCGGTAGCTCACAGGTTCTCGAGGTGTTCATCCAGCTGAACAACAACCGTGCCGATGTCTATCGCCCGACGGCGGAGGGCCGGCGCGAGCGAGTGTTCGTCGCCGGAGGTTTCGAGGTGGGTCTCGATACCGAGGCTCCCGATACCGACGACGCGACCTTCGATTGGGCCACAATCGATTCTGCGATTCTGGCGGGTCTCGTTGCGGGAACACCCGAAGCCGTGGGAATACCGAACTCCGTCGTCGAGTACATCATGATCACCGAAACCCGCGGCAACCAACGCATCTCGATCAGCACCAGCAACGAAGACGCCCAAGGCGGACGCGTCGAGGCGGACTTCGCGGGCAACATCGTCTCGGTCAGCCGATAG
- a CDS encoding ArsR/SmtB family transcription factor, with amino-acid sequence MITYRLGVDDLARVRLAYSAMTETALSLWALVLGPQGRFHLTQWHEQARNAEAHYDAELVRALVSPSGARIPDFITPLPTDKRLGLEEECELIATSDPTVVAHDLMTVFEGRPPPAALAGVFDDPQGAAQVVADALYDYHRAVIAPYWSAINRVLESDIIFRGREFAQRGATGLFDGLGSSIRWLDNGLLEVHLTTSSVGDGSPDDRGLVLTPSVFTKNVTAIWNQASPGHSWLSYPARGQGTMIGEYTPLDRGPALAALVGSAKAELLLALAEPASTSQLAHRFSVTPSAVSQNLRVLRDNGLIEGSRHGRSVLYRLTPLGTQMAAQHRGDR; translated from the coding sequence ATGATCACCTATCGGCTCGGCGTCGACGATCTGGCTCGCGTGCGGCTGGCGTACTCGGCGATGACCGAAACGGCATTGAGTTTGTGGGCCCTGGTGCTGGGGCCGCAGGGCAGGTTTCATCTGACGCAGTGGCATGAGCAAGCCCGGAATGCCGAAGCGCACTACGACGCCGAGCTGGTGCGCGCACTCGTATCCCCTTCCGGAGCACGGATTCCCGACTTCATCACACCGCTGCCCACCGACAAACGACTCGGTCTAGAGGAGGAGTGCGAGCTGATCGCGACGTCCGATCCGACCGTCGTCGCACACGACCTCATGACTGTGTTCGAGGGTCGTCCGCCGCCGGCGGCGCTGGCCGGAGTCTTCGATGACCCGCAGGGCGCAGCGCAGGTGGTGGCCGACGCCCTCTACGACTACCACCGCGCAGTAATCGCTCCATACTGGTCGGCGATCAACCGAGTCCTGGAGTCGGACATCATCTTTCGCGGCAGAGAGTTCGCACAGCGAGGTGCGACGGGACTGTTCGACGGGCTCGGTAGCTCCATTCGGTGGCTGGACAACGGACTGTTGGAAGTGCACTTGACGACGTCGTCCGTCGGCGACGGGTCACCTGACGACCGAGGACTGGTGCTCACCCCGTCCGTTTTCACCAAGAACGTGACGGCAATCTGGAACCAGGCGTCACCCGGCCACTCGTGGCTGTCGTATCCGGCGCGCGGACAGGGAACGATGATCGGGGAGTACACCCCACTCGACCGAGGTCCTGCACTCGCGGCGTTGGTCGGAAGCGCGAAGGCCGAGCTGCTGCTCGCGCTCGCCGAGCCCGCTTCCACCTCGCAGCTCGCGCACCGGTTCTCCGTTACGCCGAGCGCCGTGTCACAGAACCTTCGGGTGTTGCGCGACAACGGACTGATCGAGGGCTCTCGACACGGCCGGTCGGTGTTGTACCGGCTCACGCCGCTCGGAACACAGATGGCGGCACAGCATCGAGGAGATCGGTAA
- a CDS encoding PadR family transcriptional regulator, with translation MLELAILGLLLESPMHGYELRKRLTGLLGAFRAFSYGSLYPALRRLQTDGLIAEDAGPELLVKRRAKRVYVLTPLGRERFAELVADTGPQNYTDDGFGVHLAFFSRTPAEARVRILEGRRRQVEERREGLRDAVAKANGTLDRYTRQLHQLGLESSEREVRWLNEVIAAEQAGPNPAPSHTAPNRTVKTEGEPDHG, from the coding sequence ATGCTCGAGCTCGCAATCCTCGGTTTGCTTCTCGAATCCCCCATGCACGGCTACGAGCTCCGCAAGCGGCTCACTGGCCTACTCGGAGCTTTTCGAGCATTTTCGTACGGATCGCTGTACCCGGCACTCCGTCGACTTCAAACCGACGGTCTCATCGCCGAGGACGCCGGTCCCGAATTGCTCGTGAAACGACGAGCAAAACGGGTGTACGTGCTCACCCCACTCGGCAGGGAACGATTTGCCGAACTGGTGGCCGACACCGGACCGCAGAACTACACCGACGACGGATTCGGCGTACATCTGGCCTTCTTCAGCCGGACCCCGGCTGAAGCTCGGGTCCGCATTCTCGAAGGCAGACGTCGCCAGGTCGAGGAGCGCCGAGAAGGCCTCCGCGACGCAGTGGCCAAGGCGAACGGGACTCTCGACCGCTACACCCGGCAGCTACACCAGCTCGGTCTCGAATCGAGCGAACGCGAGGTGCGCTGGCTCAACGAAGTCATCGCGGCCGAGCAGGCCGGCCCCAACCCAGCACCGTCCCACACAGCACCGAACCGGACAGTCAAGACAGAAGGAGAACCCGACCATGGGTGA
- a CDS encoding inositol-3-phosphate synthase — protein MGENNNAIRVAIVGVGNCASSLVQGVEYYKDADENATVPGLMHVMFGKYHVRDVEFVAAFDVDAKKVGFDLSEAIFASENNTIKIADVPPSTVSVQRGPTLDGIGKYYSETIEISDAEPVDVAQALRDAKVDVLVSYLPVGSEEADKFYAQASIDAGVAFVNALPVFIASDPVWAKKFEDAGVPIVGDDIKSQVGATITHRVMAKLFEDRGVQLDRTMQLNVGGNMDFLNMLERTRLESKKISKTQAVTSNLQKEFNAKDVHIGPSDHVGWLDDRKWAYVRLEGRAFGDVPLNLEYKLEVWDSPNSAGVIIDAVRAAKIAKDRGIGGPVIPASAYLMKSPPKQLADDVAREQLEAFIIDA, from the coding sequence ATGGGTGAGAACAACAACGCAATCCGCGTGGCCATTGTGGGTGTGGGCAACTGCGCCTCATCCCTGGTCCAGGGTGTCGAGTACTACAAGGACGCAGACGAGAACGCCACCGTTCCCGGCCTGATGCACGTGATGTTCGGCAAGTACCACGTCCGCGACGTCGAGTTCGTCGCCGCGTTCGACGTGGACGCCAAGAAGGTCGGCTTCGACCTCTCCGAGGCCATCTTCGCCAGCGAGAACAACACCATCAAGATCGCCGACGTGCCCCCGAGCACCGTCAGCGTCCAGCGCGGACCGACCCTCGACGGCATCGGCAAGTACTACTCCGAGACCATCGAGATCTCCGACGCCGAGCCCGTCGACGTTGCACAGGCCCTTCGTGACGCCAAGGTGGACGTGCTCGTGTCCTACCTCCCCGTCGGATCCGAAGAAGCCGACAAGTTCTACGCACAGGCATCCATCGACGCAGGCGTCGCCTTCGTCAACGCACTGCCCGTCTTCATCGCCAGCGATCCCGTCTGGGCCAAGAAGTTCGAGGACGCAGGCGTCCCCATCGTCGGCGACGACATCAAGAGCCAGGTCGGTGCCACCATCACCCACCGCGTCATGGCGAAGCTGTTCGAGGACCGCGGCGTGCAGCTCGACCGCACCATGCAGCTCAACGTCGGCGGCAACATGGACTTCCTCAACATGCTCGAGCGCACCCGCCTCGAGTCGAAGAAGATCTCCAAGACCCAGGCCGTGACGTCGAACCTCCAGAAGGAGTTCAACGCCAAGGACGTCCACATCGGACCGTCGGACCACGTCGGCTGGCTCGACGACCGCAAGTGGGCCTACGTCCGCCTCGAAGGCCGCGCCTTCGGTGACGTTCCCCTCAACCTCGAGTACAAGCTCGAAGTCTGGGACTCGCCCAACTCCGCCGGCGTCATCATCGATGCTGTCCGCGCCGCCAAGATCGCCAAGGACCGCGGCATCGGTGGACCGGTCATCCCGGCTTCCGCATACCTGATGAAGAGCCCGCCGAAGCAGCTGGCCGACGACGTCGCCCGCGAGCAGCTCGAAGCGTTCATCATCGACGCATAA
- a CDS encoding nuclear transport factor 2 family protein, producing MTPTPEEIAATYFEAWKGKDFDTLATILHENATFRGPLGTAASGAECVAGLKGMSQIVTDIDIAHVFVDGPNVLTWFDLHTSIAPPASTANWQRIENGKIMEIKVTFDPRDIIAAG from the coding sequence ATGACACCGACACCCGAAGAAATTGCTGCGACCTACTTCGAGGCCTGGAAGGGCAAAGATTTCGACACCCTGGCGACGATCCTGCACGAGAACGCAACGTTTCGCGGGCCACTCGGCACAGCGGCCAGCGGTGCCGAATGTGTGGCCGGATTGAAGGGAATGTCGCAGATCGTGACCGATATCGATATCGCGCACGTCTTCGTGGATGGCCCGAACGTACTGACGTGGTTCGACCTGCACACGTCGATCGCACCGCCGGCCTCGACCGCGAATTGGCAGCGAATCGAGAACGGAAAAATCATGGAAATCAAGGTGACATTCGATCCGCGCGACATCATCGCCGCGGGATAA
- a CDS encoding MmcQ/YjbR family DNA-binding protein: MAIDPTSQHPVLERVRTLAFAYPDVTEKISHGRPTFRTSTVFAYFGGGVKGGDQFDLSILVKCESAEEQRACELEPRYFHPAYLGPSRWVGFDLSDADDDVWAEAAELIDCSYRVTAPKRTVARLDVGEGPNLGVQQWN, translated from the coding sequence GTGGCCATCGATCCCACCTCCCAACATCCGGTCCTCGAACGCGTCCGGACACTGGCGTTCGCCTACCCCGACGTGACCGAGAAAATTTCCCACGGCAGGCCGACGTTCCGTACATCCACGGTGTTCGCCTACTTCGGCGGTGGCGTCAAAGGTGGTGACCAGTTCGATCTGTCGATTCTGGTCAAATGCGAGAGCGCCGAGGAGCAGCGGGCCTGCGAGCTCGAACCGCGCTACTTCCATCCCGCCTACCTCGGTCCATCACGATGGGTGGGCTTCGACCTGTCCGATGCCGACGACGACGTCTGGGCCGAAGCCGCCGAACTGATCGACTGCAGCTACCGCGTCACTGCACCGAAGCGCACTGTGGCGAGGCTCGACGTCGGCGAGGGTCCGAATCTTGGAGTCCAGCAATGGAACTGA
- a CDS encoding LysR family transcriptional regulator produces MELRQLEYFVAVAEEANFTRAAARVHISQSGVSAQIRSLERELGAELIDRSGGTATLTTAGKAALTQARATLAAAGSVKQSVDDVTGLLRGSLSIGMVTACTVPQLFDALARFHAAHPGVELALREDNSDRLVAAVRAGDIDLALVGVAARSPDGLESMVVIDERIVAAVPAEHPLAAQQEATLAEVCEYPVVALPSGTGIRAVFDRDCYGVGLTPSITLQASAPDAVADLAARGLGVGILSRSMAEFYGDKLVAVELTDSHTAAMLALVWRSAMSPALTELVSVATASFSESS; encoded by the coding sequence ATGGAACTGAGACAACTCGAATACTTCGTGGCCGTCGCAGAGGAAGCGAACTTCACCCGAGCCGCGGCCCGCGTGCATATCAGTCAGTCGGGGGTCAGCGCTCAGATCCGTTCGCTCGAAAGAGAACTCGGCGCCGAGTTGATCGACAGATCCGGCGGCACAGCCACGTTGACGACGGCCGGCAAGGCTGCATTGACGCAGGCTCGCGCCACATTGGCCGCAGCCGGATCCGTCAAACAGTCCGTCGACGACGTGACCGGGCTACTGCGCGGCTCACTGAGCATCGGTATGGTCACCGCCTGCACCGTTCCACAACTGTTCGACGCCTTGGCGCGCTTCCACGCGGCTCATCCCGGCGTCGAACTTGCACTACGCGAGGACAATTCGGATCGCCTGGTGGCCGCTGTTCGCGCGGGAGATATTGATCTCGCGCTGGTAGGTGTCGCCGCCCGCAGCCCCGACGGGCTCGAATCGATGGTCGTGATCGACGAGCGGATCGTCGCAGCCGTTCCGGCGGAGCATCCACTGGCGGCGCAGCAGGAAGCGACACTCGCCGAGGTGTGCGAGTACCCGGTCGTCGCCTTACCATCGGGTACCGGCATTCGTGCGGTGTTCGACAGGGACTGCTATGGAGTAGGTCTGACTCCGTCGATCACATTGCAGGCCAGTGCACCTGACGCGGTGGCCGACCTCGCAGCCCGCGGTCTGGGGGTGGGGATCCTCAGCCGATCGATGGCGGAGTTCTACGGCGACAAGCTCGTCGCAGTCGAGCTGACCGACTCACACACCGCCGCCATGTTGGCCCTGGTGTGGCGCAGTGCGATGAGTCCTGCACTGACCGAACTGGTGTCCGTGGCGACGGCGAGTTTCAGCGAATCCTCTTGA
- a CDS encoding carbohydrate ABC transporter permease, producing MKQARIYLGVVVILVWGLAPFYWMVVTAFRDPRYTFDTTPWPTHVTWENFENALSTANGNNFLRAVGNSLIVGGATTLIALVIGIFTAYALSRIDFRFKYVVTGIILGASMFPVVALVTPLFQFFTNIGWIGSYQAMVIPNISFVLPLTIYTLAAFFAELPWELEEAARIDGAGRFQAFRLVMLPLAAPALFTTAILAFIAAVNEYLLASQLSSDKTEPVTVAIARFTGNDPLVVPYAAIMAAGTIVAIPLVIMVLLFQRRIISGLTAGGVKS from the coding sequence ATGAAGCAGGCTCGCATCTATCTCGGTGTCGTCGTCATTCTCGTCTGGGGACTGGCACCGTTCTATTGGATGGTCGTCACCGCATTCCGCGACCCGCGCTACACCTTCGACACGACGCCCTGGCCGACCCATGTCACGTGGGAAAATTTCGAGAACGCGTTGTCGACGGCGAACGGCAACAATTTCCTGCGTGCGGTGGGCAACAGTCTGATCGTGGGCGGCGCGACCACGCTGATCGCGTTGGTCATCGGCATCTTCACGGCATACGCGCTCTCCCGCATCGACTTTCGCTTCAAGTACGTGGTGACGGGCATCATCCTGGGGGCGTCGATGTTCCCCGTCGTCGCGTTGGTGACCCCGCTGTTCCAGTTCTTCACCAACATCGGGTGGATCGGCAGTTACCAGGCGATGGTGATCCCCAACATCTCGTTCGTCCTGCCGTTGACGATCTATACGCTGGCGGCGTTCTTCGCCGAATTGCCCTGGGAACTCGAAGAAGCCGCGCGGATCGACGGTGCCGGACGTTTCCAGGCATTCCGCCTGGTGATGCTCCCACTTGCCGCACCTGCCTTGTTCACCACCGCGATCCTCGCGTTCATCGCAGCAGTGAACGAGTACCTGCTGGCCAGTCAGCTCTCGAGTGACAAGACCGAACCGGTGACCGTGGCCATCGCGCGGTTCACCGGCAACGATCCGCTGGTGGTGCCGTACGCCGCGATCATGGCCGCGGGCACCATCGTTGCGATTCCATTGGTGATCATGGTGCTGCTGTTCCAGCGCCGCATCATCTCCGGACTGACGGCGGGCGGCGTCAAGTCGTGA